The Vitis vinifera cultivar Pinot Noir 40024 chromosome 18, ASM3070453v1 region caCATACAAAGGGACACAAAGTTTTAATATGATTTGATCAACTACTCCTACCTCTACGAATAATATTATAGAGAACCATAAAAAGAAATACAACTATTGGCTCTTAAAACATCCTACTTTTCCCCACTCTTTATGTCTCATTCTTCTTCACATCTCTATCTTACATATATAGTCTTTATAAGATCATATCTCTCTCATAACTTTTTTTCCtcataacctaaaatatttataaagatattcctactaatttttccttttctgtaaaaaaaatctaaggaaTGTAATTACAACTACATattaatttaggaaatattctatataatattccttctacaaaaagaaatatattcaaataggaatttgagacactaTCTAACAATTGCTCTTCCAAGGTGCTTCTAAACAACTTCAAACTTCGATATTACTTATTGTGCTAACAAAGTTTTAATACAAACATATTAATAAaggaacataaaaataaaacaaaccatACACAAAGTTACATAAGGTTTTAATATGATTCAATCAATCATGCCTACCTTAATGAATAAGGGATAATATtgcattatatatatagaaaatattataaagaaaaaaagagatacAACCATTAGCTCCTAGCTAAAATGTTCTTTTCTTTCCCGCTCTTTATATCTCCACTTGGAATCATGAAGTATTTTGctccaaatttccaaatttccaactactattttttattttctaatggTGGTCCATAGTAGGAGGATTGTCCTTTTCCATGTTAAGAATTTAGAATTTTGTGTCTCCTAGACATCACTGCCCCTGAtgatttgaatataattaaaatttaattaaattatagtGGGGCacaatcaatattttcatataccAAAAAGCATGAATGTGGAAGAAACTTAATTAAgttaatatatatcaaaattaaagGACAAATTTCATCCATAAAAATCACATAAAAGACAATAGACATTACTTCACATCAAACTTTTTAATGTAATGAATTAACAAGGACCAAagtcatataaaaatataaatggtaATTTGTCTAGGCTCATTATTCAATCGATATGAAATTTGAGAATGAGAAAAGTAGAAACATAGgcacaaaaaacaaatttacttatatattctttatataaaattaaaaatatttatatatgaaaatatattgacGATAGCTTACCATCCTTATGATTATGTTTCgttcttaaaaaatagtaagaaaagaaaaaaaaatgttaagaaaaattattttctcatatttgattatcttatgaaaaatatcaaagaaaataaaaaataaaataaaaataatttgaaacttatgaattttcaaattatttaatatttaattatatcgaagagttaaaataaatgaaataattttgaaatagcatatacaaaataattttttaactttaaatcaattttttgttttcctcaaattttctttttttcttttcttttccttacttTTCCTCTGTATTTTCCTTCTCTTGTATTTTTCCGAAAAATAATGTGGATACAAATGAGCAAAATAAAAACGAAGACACGATCGAAAATGGGAGATCAGAAATACACATTATATATCTTTactataaaatcaaacataggaTTAATTAACAACTTTTATTcgattttaaacaaaatatagacTTGCTCACACTTGTATTACTAAAAAGCGAAATATTAATGCTAGGGTTTGTAAACAAAAGTTCAACTCTCAAATGTGACATGAAATCTCTTATACCTCCTAGTCTCATGACCGTTGCAAGTAAAACCAATTCTTGTCAACACCATTCCTTGTCCTATATGAAGAGTCACATATTCAACTCCTTTCTTCCTCCTAACAACTTCACCAAATGAAACTCCATTTCTTCTTCTCACAAGGTTGCTTACTAATACTATAGACCCTCTCGGATTCACATCTATGGTCTTGAATAATTTCAAGTGGTCTTCAAACTTACAGTCAATAACAGCAAAATCAATGCTCTTAAACTGAATGACAATCTCACAAGGATTTCCATGGACGAACTCAACCTTGTCTTCGAGATCATAACAAGAAAGTTGAGCTTTGCAGTCTTCCATGTCTTGTTGCTGGTCAAGAACGCAGATGAATCGACCTCCGGTATGCTTTGCAGCCACGGCTAGTGCTATTGTTAATGGGTTCACTCCTTCATTTGAGAGGATTTGAACCATTAGTTTAGCTTGGTTTCCTGCTGCCAAAGCTGATATGAACTCCATGCATTGGGGTTGAATGCATTTTGTAGCTCCCCCATATTCAGTGCAATCTTGATTGTAGTGGTCTTTACACTACAAAAAAAAGTCACAATAAGAAACTTTAgcttataaaatagaaaagaacaAGAGGAGAAGAAATGAAATGCTACAAATGAATCTTCCATACAACCTTGCATTAACGACAATCAAGAAGAGTATTAATTTCATTCAAAGGATGATAGAAAATAATACttccaaaaaaatgaaacataaatATGCTCACCACTTGAAGAGTCTGCAAGTAAGCTTCCATGGCATCTTGAGGAGACCACTTCATTGTAATAGAGCAAATATGATTTCAAGAAACTATGAAAATCTATGATAACCCACTTTAGATTATGGCATTTATACAAGTTGGAAGATAGTTTTTTCACTCAAcattcttccaattttttaagGTGAAGTTTTAGGATTTCTATCTAATGGAACCATGACAAATGTCCTTAGGAGAAGATCTAGAAAGATCTGATTCTGCATGTTGAAGAGAGCGGTGGCCCCTTGAGGGCATTTTGATGTGAAGTATGATCcgtttaaaataaagtaaaattgaCATTTTGAGTGGCTCTTATGATATGGAGGACATGTGTAAGTAGAAGAGGGCACTTGTCATGGAGCTAGTGGTATGTCGGTAAGAGAACTTGTGGTGAAGATGGAGCTTCTGATATACTTTGGGACGCGGTTTGCAATTATCTAAGTGACCTACCTATTTGATATGCAgcaaacaataataattataatgataataattagtTTGAATAtagaaatattatatttataatattggtTTTTGTTATGTATCATGTCAATTGAAAGGATGAAAGatcgatatatatatatatatatatataaaagaagtaaaaaaagatatttttaagttatttaaaaaaaaatatattattatatataatttatcatatttgataataatatcctttacgtccataaaaaaatataaattttataagtatatatatatttattattaagttgtattatatattattttataataatattatgataacatatctaattttaaaatatatttagtattaaaattatcatccattttaatttaaacgtattcaatgatatcaaataaataataatatatgtataatttttttaatatttatattttttatatttaataaatatatagattatatataaaaagacctattaaaaatttatgttaatatattaaatcaaatgtaaaaataaaaaattaaaattaatttattcaataatcgaaaaaaagtaagaaaaatcaGTGAAACATCTAGAAATATTCGTGAAAACGTAGgttgaaacacaaaaaataaaaaataaaaaaatcaataaaatatcaGTAAAATATCCATAAATATTGATtgatgaatatatattttttcaatatcaaGATCCATGGATATTGAATAAGTCAGGATTCATGGACATTGAATAAGATCGATCAATTGATGAGTTTGAAGATTATAATCACATCAAATTGATGTACGTTATCCATCTTTATCTAGAAATTTAATTATGTAAGTTGAATTGATGGCACATCATATCAACATGTAGTAAGATCAATTGATGAATGTGAGGCTTATAATCACATCAAATCTTCATGCATTATCTATCTTTATCTAGAAATTTAATCATTTAGGCTAAATTATTGACTTATATAATTTTGGGGAGATCATGTGTTGGATTTTCATCAGAAAATATGGTGTGGAGCCTAGGACTAGCCAATTAGCTAGTTTTTAAATGTAGTTTAAATACAAATTACCTTTACAATAtaaagcatttttaaaataaaatatgtagcAACTACTAAATCTTTGTATTAGTGCAAGACTAATCCATTCTCTTACCAACCAAGCAATCACTACAAATATGTGACAattgatgataacaaattaaatttataacttCATAACACTCTCAAGTATGTGTGATAAAATGCAACTCCCCAAGTTTAGGAAGTCAGTTAtagttttaaaatctattttaagtCAGGTGTTGAACCTTAGGGAGGTGATCTTAAGTGTACTGGGGATATGGAGAGGTTTATAAGAtctatgaaattttttttaaggcaaaGTCTTTTACTcaattacttgaaaaaaaaaaaaaagaaagaaagaggttGATGTGTTTTGTGAAAAAAGGGTGAAAAATCAAGTgaatttgaattgaaatttaaCTTCACAAGATTTATAATAGCATTAAGTACTCAATAATGATTATCTCAAGTTAAAATGACTCTCAACCATTAAGTACTTGAGATACCCTCAAAGTGGGcctaaattccaatttctaagTATCAAGGCATGAATTATCTAATTAAAAATGAAGAGTTCCAACTTACAAGTTGATTATACACTTAAATAGTCAAGATGGCCACAAGGGAGGTCGGACTCCTTTCTCCTCAGCCAAAAAAACTACTCAAAAGACATAAATTCAacacccaaaaaagaaaaaaataaaataaaataaataaaataaaaacaaagcatGAAATAAGAAGCATCGAAATCCAAAATTAAGCCTCAATTTTATACACAACTAAAGAGTAAAAGTAACTAAATGCAAATATAGTAAAAAGGGCTTCCCACCAATTAATACATTAAAAAGctcttaaagtttaaaaaacattacaaaGATTGAAGTAATTATAGCAGTTCCTAAGGTCAAAGGTTGAAGAAAAGCTTTCTACCAGGGAGTCTCCTCCCAAAAATCCCCATTTTTTAGCTACAAAATCTCATTAAATAGGAGCTCCCATATTCTCCTAAGTGGTATACCACATGGAGGCATTAAAAATAAGGTGAGAGATCTCAAACAAAATGGTGGTAGTTCTTGGAGGTCTTGGGAAAAGTTACAAAATGTAGGTCTCGTGCCTTCTCGAAGTTCCAAAATAAAATGGTGGtagttttgaagaaaatgatgtcAGGTTATAAGATGGTACAAGGGTGGAAGGAAATGGTGCCATTTaggcaccatttttttttagaaagctcttcatctccttcaatactttttctatttttcaccCATCTTTACTGATTTTTCCCCATAGGCAAATAATGTCCAAATCTTATAAAAGTTGGTGAGATTGATCTTTAAAAagtttagaattttaaaaataaaaacaaattacttgagAGCATTTGGACTTCTCTGAATTCTTCAACTGTTATCAAACTTTACATTGCTTGAAATAGGATTGCACCATTGATCTTCATGTAACTTTGAATTTTTAGTTCTACTCATAGTTCATTAGTATATTTGGGATATCGAGATGATTATAGGGCTATCATTATTCATGAAAAATAGTTGTAAATATCAActactaaaatgaaaatatgagaaaaccgAGAGCATTGTAAGGTAGCATACAATTGACTAGTTTGAGAGTATGCATACAAAATCAagtttaaggtaggatttttaCTCTTATTATCATGCAATTTATGATATCAATCACTCCCTAGTGAATAGAAGGATCCACTCataaattattcataaaattaagtCAAATGATctattaatatgaaaaataatataaatctaattaaattaccactattataatatgttttaaaattttaaaatagctaATCATGAAAAAACATAATACAAATTTCTAAAACTATAAAagtatatattcatatatatatatatatatatatatatatatatatagagagagagagagagagagagagagagagagagagtatttCATGTATTTCTTATAACATAGATTCAAAGAGCTTATTCATTTGGTAAGGAGATCTCAAAACCCAAGTGCATGAGTGTCTCTTCCACATAATTTCTATATCTtgctctcttttatttttaacattttgaaATTGGACA contains the following coding sequences:
- the LOC104877967 gene encoding uncharacterized protein LOC104877967, which codes for MKWSPQDAMEAYLQTLQVCKDHYNQDCTEYGGATKCIQPQCMEFISALAAGNQAKLMVQILSNEGVNPLTIALAVAAKHTGGRFICVLDQQQDMEDCKAQLSCYDLEDKVEFVHGNPCEIVIQFKSIDFAVIDCKFEDHLKLFKTIDVNPRGSIVLVSNLVRRRNGVSFGEVVRRKKGVEYVTLHIGQGMVLTRIGFTCNGHETRRYKRFHVTFES